A region from the Hydrogenimonas sp. genome encodes:
- a CDS encoding TsaE protein, required for threonylcarbamoyladenosine t(6)A37 formation in tRNA gives MTKTLIASLDELDRVAEEIGRSLPEDAVIFLRGDLAAGKTTLAKALAEAMGYKEAVTSPTFSVQQIYGDRLRHYDLYQCPNEKFMAMGLLESLEEPGWHMVEWGDEALRSLLRELGFFTALVEITPKEEKRIYRIETDA, from the coding sequence ATGACGAAAACGTTGATCGCTTCACTCGATGAACTCGATAGGGTGGCCGAAGAGATCGGGAGGAGTCTTCCCGAAGATGCCGTAATCTTTTTAAGAGGCGACCTCGCAGCCGGAAAGACGACTCTGGCCAAAGCGCTGGCCGAAGCTATGGGGTATAAGGAGGCTGTGACCTCCCCCACGTTCTCCGTTCAGCAGATCTACGGCGACAGACTGCGCCACTACGATCTCTACCAGTGTCCAAATGAGAAGTTTATGGCTATGGGTCTTCTCGAGAGCCTCGAAGAGCCCGGCTGGCACATGGTGGAGTGGGGGGACGAAGCGCTGAGGTCCCTTCTGAGAGAGCTCGGCTTTTTCACCGCACTTGTAGAGATCACCCCGAAAGAGGAGAAACGCATTTACAGGATCGAAACGGATGCATAG
- a CDS encoding anthranilate phosphoribosyltransferase yields MTYSEARTAFERLFRGEMDETEARNLLIEMAERGESADEIAAAAEVMRANSVKLPVPEDLREELIDNCGTGGDRSGSFNISTTVSLLLAGAGCKVAKHGNRSITSRSGSADMLEALGIRLDLSPVQQVKMLQECGFAFIFAVLHHPAMKFIMPIRKSIPHRTIFNILGPLSNPAGVEKQLIGVFEPSYVPKLAEALKKLGSRRAMVVSSLDGLDEISVSDRSEAAVLERGEIKRVSIDPADFGIERYSPDEIRGGDAAENAKITRSILSGETRGAKRDIVLINAAAALIVDNRARDFEEGLEIAEETIDSGRAMAALEKIVQVSNAL; encoded by the coding sequence ATGACCTATAGTGAAGCCAGAACGGCCTTCGAGAGGCTTTTCAGGGGTGAGATGGATGAAACAGAGGCGAGAAATCTTCTGATAGAGATGGCGGAGCGCGGTGAGAGTGCCGACGAGATTGCGGCCGCCGCGGAAGTGATGCGGGCCAATTCGGTCAAACTGCCCGTTCCCGAGGATCTGCGCGAGGAGCTGATAGACAACTGCGGAACCGGAGGAGACAGGAGCGGAAGCTTCAACATTTCGACGACGGTATCACTTCTGCTTGCCGGGGCCGGCTGCAAGGTTGCAAAACACGGTAACCGCTCCATCACCAGCCGTTCCGGAAGCGCGGATATGCTCGAAGCTCTCGGAATCCGCCTGGACCTCTCACCGGTGCAGCAGGTGAAGATGCTTCAGGAGTGCGGATTCGCTTTCATATTCGCAGTGCTTCACCATCCGGCGATGAAGTTCATTATGCCTATAAGAAAGTCGATTCCCCACCGTACCATCTTCAATATACTAGGTCCTCTCAGCAATCCGGCAGGTGTGGAGAAGCAGTTGATAGGAGTCTTCGAGCCTTCGTACGTTCCGAAACTGGCCGAGGCGCTGAAAAAGCTCGGCAGCCGCAGGGCTATGGTGGTCAGCAGCCTCGACGGCCTGGACGAGATATCGGTTTCGGATCGGAGCGAGGCTGCCGTTTTGGAGAGGGGAGAGATAAAAAGAGTCTCCATCGATCCCGCCGACTTTGGCATAGAGCGCTATTCACCCGATGAGATAAGAGGGGGGGATGCGGCAGAAAACGCGAAAATCACCCGTTCGATCCTCAGCGGGGAGACGAGGGGTGCCAAGCGGGATATAGTTCTCATAAATGCGGCTGCCGCTCTGATAGTCGACAACAGGGCGCGTGACTTTGAAGAGGGGCTTGAGATTGCGGAGGAGACTATCGATTCCGGGCGGGCTATGGCGGCTCTGGAAAAAATAGTGCAGGTATCCAACGCACTATGA
- a CDS encoding potassium channel protein, with translation MFDIKSSNLEIVLFGYGSTGAKVYEMLSSSFSKITVVDSDPAHIERAKENGIVTSYLVDITNDSELEELGLDGKILFCAMDEMALNIFLALSLKSISKDSTLLSISTSAENTRKLKFIGVDKVIDIYESSANRIVDIIIRPAVTRVMDEIIYVDNGINIEEIEIPPNSFLDGKCVQDVNFREYGLILIGISDKELGEDFIFVSRGINHKFDPGDILVVMGETQALEDFYKRLMERR, from the coding sequence GTGTTCGATATAAAAAGCAGTAATCTCGAGATTGTTCTGTTCGGGTACGGATCGACCGGGGCCAAGGTCTATGAGATGCTCTCTTCCAGTTTCTCCAAGATAACAGTAGTCGATTCCGACCCGGCACATATTGAGAGAGCGAAAGAGAACGGAATCGTCACCTCGTATCTGGTAGATATAACTAACGACAGTGAGCTTGAAGAGCTTGGACTGGACGGCAAGATACTCTTCTGCGCGATGGATGAGATGGCGCTGAATATCTTTCTTGCGCTTTCACTGAAGAGTATTTCTAAAGACTCAACTCTTCTTTCTATCTCTACATCAGCGGAGAATACCAGAAAACTAAAGTTTATAGGCGTAGACAAGGTTATCGACATATACGAGTCGAGTGCCAACAGGATTGTGGATATAATAATAAGGCCCGCGGTTACAAGGGTGATGGATGAGATTATTTATGTAGACAACGGAATAAACATCGAAGAGATTGAGATACCGCCGAACTCTTTCCTTGACGGCAAGTGTGTACAAGATGTAAATTTCAGGGAGTACGGCCTCATTCTCATAGGAATTTCTGATAAAGAGCTGGGAGAGGATTTCATTTTCGTCTCACGCGGAATAAACCACAAGTTCGATCCGGGCGACATACTTGTAGTAATGGGTGAGACTCAGGCTCTAGAAGATTTTTACAAAAGACTCATGGAGAGAAGATGA
- a CDS encoding thiamin-phosphate pyrophosphorylase, with the protein MMHAYAITDPKYYGTQPDTLKERVGELLASCDVGLITLRDKKSADYRELAAAFMSLKPLFPETLFFLHGDIESAFELGADGVHLPSDISGRVAEAAERGLKVIVSTHSYEEIRDCERAGAFGVTYGPVFETPGKGAPKGLEKLKEITGKISIKLFALGGIVTDEHIRAVESAGADGFASIRYFAEKIHNQGK; encoded by the coding sequence ATGATGCACGCCTACGCGATAACTGACCCCAAATATTACGGCACGCAACCCGATACGCTGAAAGAGAGAGTAGGAGAGCTTCTCGCTTCCTGCGATGTCGGACTGATAACCCTACGTGACAAAAAAAGCGCCGATTACAGAGAGTTGGCAGCAGCCTTTATGTCGCTCAAACCACTTTTCCCCGAAACCCTCTTTTTTCTACACGGCGATATAGAGAGTGCCTTCGAACTGGGGGCCGATGGGGTTCACCTTCCTTCCGATATCTCCGGCAGAGTTGCAGAAGCCGCGGAGAGAGGACTGAAAGTGATTGTAAGTACACACTCTTACGAGGAGATCAGAGATTGCGAACGCGCCGGAGCGTTCGGAGTGACATACGGTCCCGTCTTCGAAACACCGGGCAAAGGGGCGCCGAAAGGTTTAGAGAAGTTAAAAGAAATAACGGGTAAAATATCCATCAAACTCTTCGCCCTGGGCGGTATAGTGACGGATGAGCATATAAGGGCCGTCGAGAGTGCCGGTGCGGACGGTTTCGCCTCTATCCGCTACTTTGCGGAGAAGATCCACAACCAAGGAAAATAA
- a CDS encoding lipopolysaccharide ABC transporter, ATP-binding protein LptB, with translation MHSLRAEKLNKTIKKSVIVRDVSIKLNTKEVVGLLGPNGAGKTTTFYMICGLIGVTEGHVFIDDEDVTKYPLHVRSRLGIGYLPQESSIFKDLTVEENLLIAAEAAKLEKKSAEKRIENLLELFNIEPIRNRKGIRLSGGERRRAEIARALVSKPKFLLLDEPFAGVDPIAVIDIQNVIRQLLELDIGVLITDHNVRETLGICNRAYVMRSGELMAEGSAEEIAANADVIKHYLGEHFTL, from the coding sequence ATGCATAGTCTCAGAGCCGAGAAACTCAATAAAACCATAAAGAAGAGCGTTATAGTCAGGGATGTCTCCATAAAGCTGAACACCAAAGAGGTGGTGGGGCTCCTGGGCCCAAACGGTGCGGGTAAAACTACGACATTCTACATGATATGCGGCCTGATAGGTGTGACGGAGGGGCATGTTTTCATAGATGATGAGGATGTCACAAAATATCCGCTGCATGTACGCTCCAGGCTGGGGATAGGATACCTGCCGCAGGAGTCGAGCATATTCAAAGATCTCACTGTCGAAGAGAATCTGCTGATAGCCGCCGAGGCGGCCAAACTGGAGAAAAAGAGTGCCGAAAAGAGAATAGAGAATCTGCTGGAGCTCTTCAATATCGAGCCGATAAGAAACCGCAAGGGGATACGTCTGAGCGGCGGGGAGAGAAGGAGAGCCGAGATCGCCAGGGCGCTTGTGAGCAAGCCGAAGTTCCTGCTGCTCGACGAACCTTTCGCGGGAGTCGACCCGATAGCCGTAATAGATATCCAGAACGTCATAAGACAGCTTCTGGAACTGGATATCGGAGTGCTGATAACCGACCACAACGTAAGAGAGACGCTCGGCATATGCAACCGCGCCTACGTCATGCGATCGGGAGAGCTGATGGCGGAGGGGAGTGCCGAAGAGATTGCGGCGAACGCCGATGTCATAAAACACTATCTCGGGGAGCACTTTACGCTGTGA
- a CDS encoding glycerol-3-phosphate dehydrogenase [NAD(P)+], giving the protein MREVAVIGAGKWGQALAFALGKRCDVVITSRKRRDIAGFVTLDEALEREWIVMAIPAQAVREWLRHRYRFKDHRILVASKGIEAETGAFLNEIYEEYVPRQNLTYLSGPSFAKEVREGLPTALVLNSYNRMAATEWSELFPDFIKTYVSTDVVGAEIAGAYKNVIAIAGGICAGLELGENAHASLVSRGLVEMARFGRHFGAREETFLSLSGAGDLFLTAGSKLSRNFRVGLGLARGRGVDDILEEIGEVAEGIATAKALHKISETNDIYLPIANEVYAVLGGKDPIMSLKDLLNRRRD; this is encoded by the coding sequence ATGAGAGAAGTAGCGGTTATCGGGGCCGGTAAGTGGGGGCAGGCTCTCGCATTTGCGCTGGGGAAGAGGTGCGACGTTGTAATAACGTCTAGAAAACGTAGAGATATCGCAGGTTTCGTGACACTCGACGAGGCCTTGGAGCGGGAGTGGATAGTTATGGCCATTCCGGCTCAGGCGGTCCGTGAGTGGCTCAGGCACCGCTACAGATTCAAAGATCACCGCATATTAGTCGCTTCGAAGGGTATAGAGGCGGAAACGGGAGCGTTTTTGAACGAGATATACGAGGAGTATGTTCCCCGGCAGAACCTTACATATCTCAGCGGCCCGTCGTTTGCCAAAGAGGTTAGGGAGGGGCTTCCTACCGCTCTGGTACTCAACAGCTACAACAGAATGGCCGCGACTGAGTGGAGCGAACTCTTCCCAGACTTCATAAAGACATATGTCAGTACCGACGTAGTCGGTGCGGAGATCGCCGGGGCGTACAAAAACGTAATAGCCATTGCCGGCGGGATCTGCGCAGGCCTTGAGCTGGGAGAGAACGCACATGCTAGCCTGGTCTCGAGAGGTCTTGTCGAGATGGCCCGTTTTGGGCGCCACTTCGGAGCGAGAGAGGAGACTTTTCTCTCTCTGAGCGGCGCCGGAGACCTCTTTTTGACCGCCGGCAGCAAGCTCTCCCGGAACTTCAGGGTCGGGCTGGGGCTTGCACGCGGAAGAGGAGTGGACGACATTCTCGAAGAGATAGGAGAGGTGGCGGAGGGTATTGCGACCGCGAAAGCGCTCCATAAGATTTCCGAGACAAACGATATCTACCTCCCTATCGCGAACGAAGTCTATGCGGTACTCGGGGGGAAAGATCCGATCATGAGTCTTAAAGATCTGCTTAACAGGAGAAGAGATTAG
- a CDS encoding RNA polymerase sigma-54 factor RpoN, producing the protein MKLRQNRNVQLKTKLSGTLRSWLPILQSGIEELEERLREYEKENPYMQVKSGFEEQFGTPPAARSVRRAESTSSTEVIEALTLHQSSLYETLHEQVNAPLFPTPQSEKIAYAIIEEINGEGYFEGSVEEIGRRLGVDADMVERIRERFAYLEPPGVGARDTAEAMLFQLRQSDVKEPIYSLVSRMLENFDSIGRFKDEEGYEEALRVIRTFKNPPAIESMDSSMQVIPDIVITSSREGIEVKINDAFYPDIIIEQREADHPFIRRKVKEARDLIDALQMRKATLYKIGLMIVEFQYDFFQGGDIRPMKLKDIADEFDHNPSTISRAIANKYLMCDRGIFPMKAFFASAVDEDVSNSAIKQFISEAIAAEDRNKPLSDNKLLEMIEKRFGVKMVRRTVTKYRKQMQIGGSSERKRFYKLA; encoded by the coding sequence GTGAAGCTTCGCCAGAACCGGAATGTACAGCTCAAAACGAAGCTGTCCGGCACTTTGAGAAGCTGGCTGCCCATATTGCAATCGGGTATAGAGGAGTTGGAGGAGAGGCTTAGGGAGTATGAGAAAGAGAACCCCTATATGCAGGTAAAGTCGGGATTTGAAGAGCAGTTCGGCACCCCGCCTGCAGCCAGAAGCGTTCGGCGCGCCGAGAGCACCTCCAGTACGGAGGTGATAGAGGCCTTGACTCTGCATCAGAGCTCTTTGTACGAAACTCTCCATGAACAGGTAAACGCACCCCTCTTTCCGACACCGCAAAGCGAAAAGATCGCCTATGCGATCATAGAAGAGATAAACGGGGAGGGGTACTTCGAGGGGAGTGTGGAGGAGATAGGGCGAAGGCTCGGAGTCGACGCCGATATGGTCGAGAGGATCAGAGAGCGTTTTGCCTATCTCGAGCCTCCGGGTGTAGGAGCGCGCGATACCGCCGAAGCGATGCTCTTCCAGCTCAGGCAGAGCGATGTGAAAGAGCCGATCTACTCCCTTGTCTCCCGGATGCTGGAAAATTTCGACTCCATCGGAAGGTTTAAAGATGAAGAGGGTTACGAGGAGGCATTGAGGGTCATACGTACTTTCAAGAATCCTCCTGCCATAGAGAGTATGGACTCCTCCATGCAGGTTATTCCGGATATTGTCATAACCAGTAGCCGTGAAGGGATCGAAGTAAAGATCAACGATGCCTTCTACCCGGATATAATCATCGAGCAGAGGGAGGCGGACCACCCTTTTATCCGCAGGAAGGTAAAGGAGGCGAGAGATCTCATCGACGCTCTTCAGATGAGAAAAGCGACACTCTACAAAATAGGTTTGATGATAGTAGAGTTCCAGTACGACTTCTTTCAGGGAGGCGATATCAGGCCGATGAAACTTAAAGATATCGCGGATGAGTTCGACCACAACCCATCCACGATATCGAGGGCGATAGCCAACAAATATCTGATGTGCGACCGCGGAATCTTTCCTATGAAGGCGTTTTTCGCCTCCGCTGTCGATGAAGATGTAAGCAACAGCGCCATTAAACAGTTTATATCGGAAGCGATAGCTGCGGAAGACCGCAACAAGCCGCTCAGTGACAACAAGCTGCTCGAGATGATAGAGAAGAGATTCGGAGTGAAGATGGTAAGAAGAACGGTAACGAAGTATAGAAAACAGATGCAGATCGGAGGCTCCAGTGAGCGTAAAAGATTCTACAAGCTTGCGTGA
- a CDS encoding potassium voltage-gated channel subfamily KQT has translation MKNFIVRQIVSFAYLLEGSPRYQRVKRFFNDLLNNDDYPYKKYFDLFMIFVILSSVTILVIDVHEHVAYWLDFYDLYIVTSIFIIEYLLRMWVHSDIHKVIISNYEESEFFEKPFSLKKVFRQVMQEKWAYISSPAAIIDLIAILPSYREIRVLRVFVLFRAFKMLRYSRSLLQFFDILRSKKVELYTLLTLLSFFAMIASIMIYVFEGNKNAGISNLFDAVYWAVVTITTVGYGDITPVTTEGRAVAMLVILTGIGAISFLTSIIVSAFSEKLPEIKETRVMNQIAKRKDLNLICGYGKIGQLVARKLKENRRNFLVLESDPEKVQKAELDGCAVLMADATKSETLLKLKLGENVRSVICVTHDDIINVFITINARSLCDDVEIIARCSDSSVARKLRLAGANHIIMPEEIAGMLGSVYIGQPVAFEALQAIITQKRTARIDEVEIKLGSFLDGAKVGDFDFAANKLILLAVLKRFDSTDKKSHYVIFSPPDDTELKAGDILVIMGYSVSIADFKGRLEQSVRYKKQ, from the coding sequence TTGAAAAATTTTATAGTAAGGCAGATAGTATCGTTTGCGTATCTACTTGAGGGCTCTCCGCGCTATCAGCGTGTGAAGCGCTTTTTCAATGATCTTCTGAACAACGATGACTACCCTTACAAGAAATATTTCGACCTCTTTATGATTTTCGTGATACTTTCCAGTGTCACGATACTTGTCATTGACGTACATGAGCATGTTGCATACTGGCTCGATTTCTACGACCTTTATATCGTCACCTCTATCTTCATCATAGAGTATCTTCTGCGTATGTGGGTACACAGCGATATTCACAAGGTGATAATAAGCAACTACGAAGAGTCGGAGTTTTTCGAAAAGCCTTTCTCTCTCAAAAAGGTGTTCAGGCAGGTGATGCAGGAGAAGTGGGCCTATATATCCTCTCCGGCGGCGATAATAGACCTTATCGCAATTCTACCGAGTTATCGTGAGATAAGGGTGCTTCGTGTTTTTGTGCTCTTCAGGGCGTTCAAGATGCTTCGTTACAGCAGGAGCCTGCTGCAGTTCTTCGATATTCTACGCAGCAAGAAGGTGGAGCTCTATACCCTTTTGACGCTGCTGTCGTTCTTCGCGATGATCGCTTCGATTATGATATATGTGTTCGAAGGCAACAAGAATGCCGGCATTTCCAACCTGTTCGATGCAGTATACTGGGCCGTCGTCACTATTACTACGGTCGGATACGGAGATATAACCCCGGTAACTACCGAAGGCAGGGCGGTCGCTATGCTGGTGATATTGACCGGTATCGGAGCGATTTCGTTTCTAACATCCATCATAGTGTCGGCATTTAGCGAAAAGCTTCCGGAAATCAAAGAGACTCGTGTCATGAACCAGATAGCCAAAAGAAAGGACTTGAACCTTATCTGCGGCTATGGTAAGATCGGTCAGCTGGTGGCAAGGAAACTGAAAGAGAACAGGCGCAACTTCCTCGTTTTGGAGAGCGACCCTGAGAAGGTGCAGAAGGCGGAATTGGACGGGTGCGCAGTTTTGATGGCGGATGCGACCAAAAGTGAAACACTTCTGAAACTGAAGCTTGGTGAAAATGTAAGGTCCGTAATCTGTGTTACCCATGACGATATAATAAACGTATTTATTACGATAAATGCCAGAAGCCTATGTGACGATGTGGAGATCATCGCCAGGTGCAGCGACTCAAGTGTCGCCAGGAAGCTGCGCCTTGCCGGAGCGAACCATATTATAATGCCGGAAGAGATAGCGGGGATGCTCGGGTCGGTCTATATCGGGCAGCCTGTGGCGTTCGAAGCGCTGCAGGCCATCATTACCCAGAAAAGAACCGCGCGTATTGATGAAGTGGAGATTAAACTCGGCTCCTTTCTCGACGGTGCAAAGGTGGGAGATTTCGATTTCGCCGCCAACAAACTGATACTGCTCGCCGTACTCAAACGGTTCGACTCTACAGACAAAAAGAGCCATTATGTAATCTTTAGCCCTCCGGACGATACTGAGTTGAAAGCGGGTGATATTCTCGTCATAATGGGTTACAGTGTCAGTATTGCAGACTTCAAAGGAAGGTTGGAACAGAGTGTTCGATATAAAAAGCAGTAA
- a CDS encoding ATP synthase F0 sector subunit a: MEGVFTYFGLISHSHGFLFVTHVLLAAIIALLLAKMAVKSLRLVPTGTQNVMEAYLLGIIAMGRDVIGESNAKKYLPLVATIGIFVFIGNVLGIIPGFESPTGNINMTLTLALIVFIYYNFEGIRKHGVVHYFAHFAGPVKWLSPLMFPIEIVSHISRIISLSFRLFGNIKGDDLFLWVLLMLAPWLVPLPAFLLLTFSAILQAFIFMILTYVYLAGAVLLEEESL, encoded by the coding sequence ATGGAAGGTGTATTCACCTATTTTGGTCTCATATCCCACTCGCATGGGTTTCTCTTCGTTACGCACGTACTCCTGGCTGCGATAATCGCACTTCTTCTGGCAAAGATGGCCGTGAAATCGCTCAGACTCGTACCTACAGGTACACAGAACGTCATGGAAGCTTACCTTCTCGGTATTATCGCCATGGGGCGCGATGTCATCGGTGAAAGCAACGCCAAAAAGTATCTCCCCCTGGTAGCTACGATAGGCATATTCGTCTTCATCGGTAACGTTCTCGGTATCATTCCCGGTTTCGAGTCACCGACCGGAAATATCAATATGACACTCACTCTCGCTCTTATAGTGTTCATATACTATAACTTTGAAGGTATCAGGAAGCATGGTGTGGTTCACTACTTCGCCCACTTCGCGGGTCCGGTAAAGTGGCTTTCACCGCTTATGTTCCCTATAGAAATAGTTTCACACATTTCACGAATCATCTCCCTCTCTTTCCGACTCTTCGGAAACATCAAGGGTGACGATCTTTTTCTCTGGGTACTTCTTATGCTGGCCCCCTGGCTCGTACCGCTTCCGGCATTCCTGCTTCTGACATTCTCCGCGATTCTGCAGGCTTTCATTTTCATGATCCTCACCTACGTATATCTGGCGGGTGCGGTACTTCTCGAAGAAGAGTCGCTCTAA
- a CDS encoding ribosome-associated heat shock protein implicated in the recycling of the 50S subunit: MKADFFGELLRIDKFLSSVNLVKRRTVAQDMVKSGVVFINGVQAKPSKDVKVGDTIEIRYLKGAKRYRVLKIPVTKTVPKSAKDEYVEELQ, from the coding sequence GTGAAAGCCGATTTTTTTGGAGAACTATTGAGAATAGACAAATTTTTAAGCAGTGTAAATCTGGTCAAACGCCGGACTGTCGCGCAGGATATGGTAAAGAGCGGAGTCGTTTTCATAAACGGTGTGCAGGCCAAACCGAGCAAAGATGTCAAAGTCGGAGACACTATCGAAATACGCTACCTCAAAGGTGCGAAAAGATACAGAGTGCTCAAGATCCCCGTTACCAAAACCGTTCCCAAGAGTGCCAAAGATGAGTATGTCGAGGAGTTGCAATGA
- a CDS encoding aspartyl-tRNA(Asn) amidotransferase subunit B, which yields MFEVIIGLEVHVQLNTKTKIFCNCATSFADRQNVHTCPVCLGLPGALPVLNVEAVKKAMMFGNAVNATVHKKSLFNRKNYFYPDLPKGYQISQFEIPIVENGHLMIDFDDGTQKRIGITRAHLEEDAGKNIHEGDRSLVDLNRAGTPLLEIVSEPDMRSADEAVRYLKKLHAIVRYLDISDANMQEGSFRCDVNVSIRPKGDEKLYTRVEIKNMNSFRFIHQAIGYEVERQIEAWEDGVYDDEVWQETRLFDTVKGETRSMRGKEESADYRYFPEPDLLPVILTDEMMEAAKNIPEMPDEKRRRYIEDFGLREYDATVITSEVEMARFFETMIDEGVSAKNAVTWLTVELLGRLKGGVTLDNSPVDAKRLSSLVKRIEDGTISGKAGKEVLDYLLEHPDAGVDETIEKLGLKQVSDDSAILALVDEVLAANKDKVEEYRGGKEKLFGFFVGQVMKASRGSANPAKVNQLLKERLTS from the coding sequence ATGTTTGAAGTTATCATCGGTCTTGAAGTGCATGTACAGCTTAATACCAAAACGAAGATATTCTGTAACTGTGCAACGAGTTTCGCCGACAGGCAGAACGTACACACATGCCCGGTATGTCTTGGGCTTCCGGGAGCGCTGCCGGTTTTGAATGTCGAAGCTGTGAAGAAGGCGATGATGTTCGGCAACGCCGTTAATGCCACGGTTCACAAGAAGTCACTCTTCAATCGCAAGAACTACTTCTACCCCGACCTTCCCAAAGGGTACCAGATAAGCCAGTTCGAGATACCGATCGTAGAGAATGGACACCTGATGATCGACTTCGATGACGGAACGCAGAAAAGGATAGGGATAACCAGGGCTCACCTCGAAGAGGATGCAGGTAAGAATATACATGAGGGTGACCGCTCTCTGGTGGACCTGAACCGTGCCGGGACTCCTCTTCTGGAGATCGTGAGCGAACCCGATATGAGAAGTGCCGACGAGGCGGTACGATATCTCAAAAAGCTCCATGCCATCGTCAGATATCTCGATATAAGCGATGCGAATATGCAGGAGGGGTCGTTCAGGTGCGATGTCAACGTCTCCATCCGTCCAAAAGGTGATGAAAAGCTCTATACCAGGGTCGAAATCAAAAATATGAACAGCTTCAGGTTTATCCATCAGGCTATAGGATATGAGGTAGAGCGCCAGATAGAGGCGTGGGAGGACGGTGTATACGATGATGAGGTGTGGCAGGAGACCAGGCTGTTCGATACTGTCAAGGGCGAGACGCGCTCTATGCGAGGCAAGGAGGAGAGTGCTGACTACAGATATTTCCCCGAGCCCGATCTTCTGCCGGTGATTTTAACCGACGAAATGATGGAAGCCGCCAAAAATATACCGGAAATGCCCGATGAGAAGAGACGCAGATATATAGAAGATTTCGGCTTGAGGGAGTATGATGCCACTGTTATAACGTCCGAAGTGGAGATGGCCAGATTCTTCGAAACGATGATAGATGAGGGTGTAAGCGCAAAAAATGCCGTAACCTGGCTCACCGTTGAACTGCTCGGGCGTCTCAAGGGAGGAGTTACGCTGGATAACTCGCCCGTAGATGCAAAGAGGCTCTCCTCTCTGGTAAAACGGATAGAAGACGGTACCATCAGCGGAAAAGCCGGAAAAGAGGTACTCGACTACCTGTTGGAACATCCCGATGCCGGCGTGGATGAAACGATAGAGAAACTCGGACTGAAACAGGTTAGCGACGACAGTGCCATACTGGCTCTGGTAGATGAAGTTCTGGCCGCCAATAAAGACAAAGTCGAGGAGTATAGAGGCGGAAAAGAGAAGCTGTTCGGCTTCTTTGTAGGTCAGGTCATGAAGGCCAGCAGAGGCTCCGCCAATCCTGCCAAGGTCAATCAACTACTGAAAGAGCGTCTAACCAGTTGA